The window CACGTTCAGTTCGTCGCCGTCTTCTTCACCGTGTTCACTCTGCCAGATTTCGTCCGTCTCGGGGTGGACGGTCATCCCCTGGACGTTTCGATGGCCGTATGTGAAGATGGCGTCTGTAAATTCATCGTCGTCTACGAACGGGTTGTCGTCGGGAATCGAGCCGTCCGGTTCCAAGCGGAGCGTCGCGCCCAGTTCGTTCGTCGTATCCTGCGAGACGTGCTCCGGGCCGAAGTCCTTTGACTGGCGGTCGCCCGTCGTCACGTAGATCATCTCGTCTGGCCCGAAGACGACCCGCGAACCGAAGTGACCGGTGCTGTCGACGAACGGTTCTGCGACGTGGATTTCCTCGAAAGACTCGAGTGACAGCGTGTCGGCGTCGGGATCGAATTGCCCGCGACCAACTGCAGTGGCTGACTCGCCCTCGTCGTTGGCGACCGAGTATGTCAGGTACATCCAGGACTCCTCTGGATACTCGGGATGGAGAGTTACGTCGAGGAGGCCACCCTGCCCCGAGGCGTACACGTCGGGTATTCCCTCGATTTGCTCAGTCGAGCCACCCTCCCGGTCAGCGAGCAGGAGTTCCCCGCCACGAATCGTGATGAGGGCGTACTCCGTATCGGGAACGAACTCGAGGCCCCAGGGATGGCTGAGGTCGTCGACGACTGTTTCCACCTCATAGTCCCCTGTATCGGGCGGCCTCCGGTCTAACAGCCGGGACAGGTCGCTGAGGCAACCGGCGAGGGAAAGGAAACCGATCGATGTGCCGGTCGCAAGGACGGTACGTCGCCGAACCGGGTGAGGCGGGATTGAGGAGGGCATGTGGAAAACACTGGGTAGTGTATGTTCTCAACGATAGGGGCAATGATGCTTTGGGGGAAATAGTCAATTATTCCCGGCTACTTCTAATTTAAGTTGGGTGTCAACTCCTCTTCCTCGAGGAGTTCACGTGTTGCGACTCGGATAGCCTCATCACTTTCGTACTTAGGGATCCAGTCGAGCATCGAGAGTTTCTCAATCGATAATTGCATCTTCGGTACATCACCTTTCCAGCCTCGGTCGCCACCACGATACTCGTATGTTGGATCTACGTCCATCTCCTCGGTGACAATCTCTGCAATCCTGCGCACCGAAGTCGTCGTCCGAGTACCGATATTAAACGAGTTCAGGGGCCCTGTAACACTGTCGACGACCGTCAGTAGCGCGTCGATGCAATCAGTTACGTGGAGATAAGATTTCTCTTGGCGACCGTTTCCAAGTATTTCAAGTCGGTCGGGATTCTGGCTGAGCTTCCCGATAAAATCTGGGACGACGGCCCCTCGAAGGCGTGATCCGACCACATTTGCGAACCGAAAATTCCATATTTGGAAATCATGCGAATAGCCGTAGGTAGAAAGAAGTCCTTCATCGGCGAGTTTGCTTGCCCCATAGACGCTGATTGGCTCGAGCGGGCCAAAGTCCTCAGGAGTCGGACGGGGGGCTTCACCGTAAACCGTCGACGATGACGTATATGCCAGGTTTCCGACGCCTACTGATTCCATTGCCTGGAGTACGTTCGACGTCATTGTAGTGTTGGCCCGGAATTGATCGTGAGGCTGTTCGGTGTTGACCGTTTTCAAGGCTGCGAGGTGATAGACGATATCGGTATCTGGGGTCAATACACCCTCGAGAGCATCCGAGTTTGTAAGATCTCGTTGAAATAACGTTGCCTCATCAGTTACCCACTCCTCACGGCTGTTCGATAAGTCGTCGACGACTACGACATCGTCTCCTTGAGCTATCAACCGCTCCACGAGGTGAGAACCGACGAACCCCGCACCACCGGTCACGAGTACCCGTTCGCTCGACATAGGGGTTGTACCAGAAACCGACTCATAGAGGTGTGTTGGGGATTTATCTGAACGTCTGGATTTTTATAATTGGCTCTATTGAAAGGCGCTCATGAGAAATTCGACGCAGCGTTACA of the Natronosalvus vescus genome contains:
- a CDS encoding PQQ-dependent sugar dehydrogenase, producing the protein MPSSIPPHPVRRRTVLATGTSIGFLSLAGCLSDLSRLLDRRPPDTGDYEVETVVDDLSHPWGLEFVPDTEYALITIRGGELLLADREGGSTEQIEGIPDVYASGQGGLLDVTLHPEYPEESWMYLTYSVANDEGESATAVGRGQFDPDADTLSLESFEEIHVAEPFVDSTGHFGSRVVFGPDEMIYVTTGDRQSKDFGPEHVSQDTTNELGATLRLEPDGSIPDDNPFVDDDEFTDAIFTYGHRNVQGMTVHPETDEIWQSEHGEEDGDELNVLEEGGNFGWPIAHTGCEYGTDEPVGEDPHERDDVIDPVYYWECTSGGFPPAGMTFYDGEAFPEWGGDLFVGNLAGQYLGRFTVDGTDVDEVGSLLGGEGWRIRDVAVAPDTGYLYVLVDDDNGPLVRVIPD
- a CDS encoding NAD-dependent epimerase/dehydratase family protein; protein product: MSSERVLVTGGAGFVGSHLVERLIAQGDDVVVVDDLSNSREEWVTDEATLFQRDLTNSDALEGVLTPDTDIVYHLAALKTVNTEQPHDQFRANTTMTSNVLQAMESVGVGNLAYTSSSTVYGEAPRPTPEDFGPLEPISVYGASKLADEGLLSTYGYSHDFQIWNFRFANVVGSRLRGAVVPDFIGKLSQNPDRLEILGNGRQEKSYLHVTDCIDALLTVVDSVTGPLNSFNIGTRTTTSVRRIAEIVTEEMDVDPTYEYRGGDRGWKGDVPKMQLSIEKLSMLDWIPKYESDEAIRVATRELLEEEELTPNLN